The Pedosphaera parvula Ellin514 genome has a segment encoding these proteins:
- a CDS encoding SBBP repeat-containing protein: MKKTIMKFIAAAVACVSSVLTLSASPVDPSYKVAWAEKFGSFSSSACLFGMDKAGNFYVCGYWSSSWNAPALTIGNQTLTNRSVYDATNPYSQLFDTFVAKFSPAGELDWVRQIGGNGADEVIKMSVDNAENVYLTGYTSSTNCLVGTNQISTVGGEDFFIAKYDSQGNALWVRQAGGSGYEVGTGLDVDPQGNVFVAGTFNSPSVAFGTNILNFSGSNSNQPASFLAKYNASGDLIWARSVSDQSYAYPINILGTAFPIIKVNHQGHIVLAGSFQGAVDLGGMTLTNSDVATSQASFIANYDEMGNLIWARQTFTGIYACNTALAIDAQDNIYDAGYFCRSTVSLAGIVHTNQGFPVGDSFLTKYDPAGNLSWSSFVTGTADESISNISIDGSGNPYIFGYSRSSVTTFGIMAVTNQGAYFPNVDDSTLVAKYAPDGNILWARTMASTSLENYGSGLVVDNLGNIFVAGNYMLGGYTTSFTFGEVTLPVSTYSSGYFLAKINGPMLSASSSGNQLTLSWPTNAVGLHLEGAASLNGPWSASANAPTVTADQNSVSVDASSGSQFFRLNGP, encoded by the coding sequence ATGAAAAAAACAATTATGAAATTTATTGCTGCTGCTGTGGCATGCGTATCTTCTGTCCTTACACTCTCGGCATCCCCTGTGGATCCATCCTACAAAGTGGCGTGGGCCGAGAAATTCGGAAGCTTTTCGTCCTCTGCTTGCTTATTCGGAATGGACAAGGCCGGAAATTTTTACGTATGTGGATATTGGAGTTCCTCCTGGAATGCTCCTGCTCTCACCATCGGGAACCAAACCTTGACCAATCGGAGTGTTTACGATGCGACTAACCCCTACAGTCAACTATTTGATACCTTTGTAGCCAAATTTAGCCCGGCAGGAGAGCTGGACTGGGTGCGGCAAATTGGGGGCAACGGAGCAGATGAGGTGATCAAGATGTCGGTTGATAACGCAGAGAATGTTTATTTAACCGGATATACTTCGAGCACTAACTGCCTCGTGGGCACCAACCAGATAAGCACCGTGGGGGGCGAAGACTTCTTTATCGCCAAATATGATTCACAAGGCAACGCGCTTTGGGTTCGTCAGGCAGGAGGGAGTGGTTATGAAGTGGGAACAGGACTTGATGTGGATCCACAAGGAAACGTCTTCGTTGCCGGGACTTTTAATTCCCCAAGCGTCGCCTTCGGAACCAATATTTTAAACTTCTCCGGTTCGAATTCAAACCAGCCTGCCAGTTTCCTCGCCAAGTATAACGCCTCAGGAGACCTGATCTGGGCCCGCAGTGTGAGCGACCAAAGCTATGCTTACCCGATTAACATCCTAGGCACTGCTTTCCCGATTATCAAAGTGAACCATCAGGGCCATATTGTTTTAGCGGGCTCCTTTCAAGGAGCGGTTGATTTGGGCGGCATGACGTTGACGAATTCTGATGTTGCCACCTCCCAAGCCAGCTTCATTGCGAACTACGATGAGATGGGCAATTTAATTTGGGCGCGGCAAACCTTTACTGGAATCTACGCTTGTAACACTGCTCTGGCGATTGACGCTCAGGATAATATTTACGATGCAGGGTATTTTTGCAGATCCACAGTAAGCCTGGCCGGCATCGTGCATACGAACCAAGGTTTCCCGGTGGGAGATTCCTTTCTAACGAAATATGATCCCGCAGGAAATCTTTCCTGGTCTTCCTTCGTCACGGGCACCGCTGATGAGTCTATCAGCAATATTTCCATTGATGGTTCGGGAAATCCTTACATTTTTGGGTATTCCAGATCATCGGTCACAACTTTTGGCATTATGGCTGTTACCAACCAGGGGGCTTATTTTCCCAATGTGGACGACTCAACACTGGTTGCAAAATATGCCCCGGATGGAAACATTCTGTGGGCCAGAACAATGGCCTCGACGTCCCTGGAGAATTACGGTTCGGGGTTGGTGGTGGATAATCTGGGAAACATCTTTGTGGCTGGGAATTATATGCTGGGTGGTTACACAACCTCATTTACTTTCGGAGAAGTAACTTTGCCGGTCTCGACGTATAGCAGCGGCTATTTTCTCGCGAAGATCAACGGCCCAATGTTGAGCGCAAGTTCATCCGGCAACCAACTCACCCTTTCCTGGCCGACCAATGCTGTGGGTCTGCATTTGGAGGGTGCCGCCAGCCTCAACGGCCCATGGTCGGCATCGGCCAACGCGCCAACTGTGACTGCCGACCAAAATTCGGTTAGCGTGGATGCTTCCTCGGGCAGCCAGTTCTTCCGATTGAACGGACCATAG
- a CDS encoding phosphoribosylanthranilate isomerase — protein MSTVVKICGITNIEDGMAAAEAGANAIGLMFYEQSPRNVSLQTAAKIANQLPPYVIKVGVFVNPTEELVSRAVTDCGLNVLQFHGEETPEFCQLFPVMSIKAFRIKDAESLNALTDYPTDAWLLDAYVAGQLGGTGAKFNWDLAVAAKNRGRPIFLAGGLTPENVADAIRQVQPYAVDVSSGVESAPGKKDHAKVRAFIQAAKSAS, from the coding sequence ATGAGCACGGTTGTTAAAATTTGTGGGATTACGAATATCGAAGATGGCATGGCGGCTGCCGAGGCAGGAGCCAATGCCATTGGGCTCATGTTCTATGAACAAAGTCCGCGCAATGTGTCGCTGCAAACTGCAGCGAAGATTGCGAATCAACTTCCACCCTATGTCATCAAGGTAGGCGTGTTCGTGAATCCAACGGAGGAATTGGTGTCGCGTGCCGTGACTGATTGTGGGTTGAATGTGCTGCAGTTTCACGGCGAGGAGACGCCGGAGTTTTGCCAGCTTTTTCCCGTGATGAGCATCAAGGCTTTTCGCATCAAGGATGCAGAATCATTAAATGCATTGACGGATTATCCCACGGACGCCTGGTTGCTCGATGCGTATGTGGCTGGTCAACTGGGTGGCACAGGCGCGAAGTTTAATTGGGATTTAGCCGTCGCGGCGAAGAATCGTGGTCGTCCAATATTTTTGGCAGGCGGATTGACGCCGGAGAATGTTGCCGATGCAATTCGCCAGGTGCAGCCTTATGCCGTGGATGTGTCCAGCGGCGTGGAATCGGCCCCAGGAAAGAAGGACCATGCAAAGGTGAGGGCCTTTATCCAGGCAGCAAAAAGCGCTTCGTAA